From one Sesamum indicum cultivar Zhongzhi No. 13 linkage group LG13, S_indicum_v1.0, whole genome shotgun sequence genomic stretch:
- the LOC105176080 gene encoding thaumatin-like protein 1b isoform X1 has protein sequence MAGEHSLSLSLFFSSLVLSLSAGSVFSATFTLVNRCSYTVWPGILSNAGTPQLSTTGFALNPGDSFPISVPTSWSGRMWERTLCSQDSITGKFTCVTGDCASGALECGGGGAAPPATLAEXXXXXGGPPPPATLAEFTLNGADGLDFYDVSLVDGYNLPMLVVPQGGTGGNCSNTGCVVDLNASCPVRRKVLNSVSTSGGGGGGGGPCVACKSACEAFGDPKYCCSGEYATPDICRPSAYSEFFKTACPRAYSYAYDDGTSTFTCESADYVVIFCPTPSASKKSSGGEIAGAGNVSLVSSGGRLSYNPLQFPDSLVTLSTVILHLTTAIAVGAGLATYQIMI, from the exons ATGGCCGGAGaacattctctctctctttctcttttcttttcgtCCCTCGTTCTATCACTCTCAG CAGGCAGTGTGTTCTCAGCAACATTTACATTGGTAAACAGGTGCAGTTACACTGTGTGGCCAGGGATATTGTCAAACGCCGGCACCCCGCAACTTTCCACCACGGGGTTTGCCCTCAATCCCGGCGATTCGTTTCCGATTTCTGTCCCCACCTCCTGGTCTGGCCGCATGTGGGAGCGGACCCTCTGTTCCCAAGACTCCATCACAGGGAAATTCACCTGTGTAACCGGAGATTGCGCCTCCGGGGCCCTCGAGTGCGGCGGCGGTGGGGCGGCCCCCCCTGCCACTTTGGCTGAGTNNNNNNNNNNNNGGGGTGGGCCGCCCCCCCCTGCCACTTTGGCTGAGTTCACGCTGAACGGTGCGGATGGGCTCGACTTCTACGACGTCAGTCTCGTGGACGGCTATAATCTCCCCATGCTGGTAGTCCCACAGGGCGGGACAGGCGGAAATTGTTCGAACACCGGCTGCGTCGTCGACCTCAACGCCTCATGTCCGGTCCGTCGGAAGGTGCTGAACTCCGTGAGCACTAGTGGCGGGggcggtggaggaggaggaccATGCGTGGCCTGCAAGAGCGCCTGCGAGGCGTTCGGGGATCCCAAGTATTGTTGCAGCGGCGAATACGCAACCCCCGATATTTGCAGGCCGAGCGCATACTCAGAGTTCTTTAAGACCGCGTGCCCGCGCGCTTACAGCTATGCTTACGATGACGGCACCAGCACGTTTACCTGCGAGTCCGCGGACTACGTCGTCATTTTCTGCCCGACTCCTTCAGCCAG TAAGAAATCAAGTGGAGGGGAAATAGCGGGAGCGGGGAACGTGTCGTTGGTGTCAAGTGGTGGTCGGTTGAGCTATAATCCTTTGCAGTTTCCCGACAGTCTAGTGACCCTTTCCACGGTCATTTTACACTTAACAACAGCAATAGCGGTTGGCGCCGGCTTAGCCACATACCAAATTATGATTTAG
- the LOC105176080 gene encoding thaumatin-like protein 1b isoform X2: MAGEHSLSLSLFFSSLVLSLSGSVFSATFTLVNRCSYTVWPGILSNAGTPQLSTTGFALNPGDSFPISVPTSWSGRMWERTLCSQDSITGKFTCVTGDCASGALECGGGGAAPPATLAEXXXXXGGPPPPATLAEFTLNGADGLDFYDVSLVDGYNLPMLVVPQGGTGGNCSNTGCVVDLNASCPVRRKVLNSVSTSGGGGGGGGPCVACKSACEAFGDPKYCCSGEYATPDICRPSAYSEFFKTACPRAYSYAYDDGTSTFTCESADYVVIFCPTPSASKKSSGGEIAGAGNVSLVSSGGRLSYNPLQFPDSLVTLSTVILHLTTAIAVGAGLATYQIMI, encoded by the exons ATGGCCGGAGaacattctctctctctttctcttttcttttcgtCCCTCGTTCTATCACTCTCAG GCAGTGTGTTCTCAGCAACATTTACATTGGTAAACAGGTGCAGTTACACTGTGTGGCCAGGGATATTGTCAAACGCCGGCACCCCGCAACTTTCCACCACGGGGTTTGCCCTCAATCCCGGCGATTCGTTTCCGATTTCTGTCCCCACCTCCTGGTCTGGCCGCATGTGGGAGCGGACCCTCTGTTCCCAAGACTCCATCACAGGGAAATTCACCTGTGTAACCGGAGATTGCGCCTCCGGGGCCCTCGAGTGCGGCGGCGGTGGGGCGGCCCCCCCTGCCACTTTGGCTGAGTNNNNNNNNNNNNGGGGTGGGCCGCCCCCCCCTGCCACTTTGGCTGAGTTCACGCTGAACGGTGCGGATGGGCTCGACTTCTACGACGTCAGTCTCGTGGACGGCTATAATCTCCCCATGCTGGTAGTCCCACAGGGCGGGACAGGCGGAAATTGTTCGAACACCGGCTGCGTCGTCGACCTCAACGCCTCATGTCCGGTCCGTCGGAAGGTGCTGAACTCCGTGAGCACTAGTGGCGGGggcggtggaggaggaggaccATGCGTGGCCTGCAAGAGCGCCTGCGAGGCGTTCGGGGATCCCAAGTATTGTTGCAGCGGCGAATACGCAACCCCCGATATTTGCAGGCCGAGCGCATACTCAGAGTTCTTTAAGACCGCGTGCCCGCGCGCTTACAGCTATGCTTACGATGACGGCACCAGCACGTTTACCTGCGAGTCCGCGGACTACGTCGTCATTTTCTGCCCGACTCCTTCAGCCAG TAAGAAATCAAGTGGAGGGGAAATAGCGGGAGCGGGGAACGTGTCGTTGGTGTCAAGTGGTGGTCGGTTGAGCTATAATCCTTTGCAGTTTCCCGACAGTCTAGTGACCCTTTCCACGGTCATTTTACACTTAACAACAGCAATAGCGGTTGGCGCCGGCTTAGCCACATACCAAATTATGATTTAG
- the LOC105176056 gene encoding probable LRR receptor-like serine/threonine-protein kinase At5g63710 (The sequence of the model RefSeq protein was modified relative to this genomic sequence to represent the inferred CDS: added 8 bases not found in genome assembly) — MHLLLKPSMISFVLLLLLPLGSFAFNEPDVEGGVLIELLTALNDSNHKITDWDRHFVSPCFSWSNVTCRNGRVVSLNLASYGFTGTLSPSVSKLKYLVTLDLQNNNLSGPLPDSLGDMLNLQNLNLAHNNFNGSIPASWSRLPNLKHLVMTGNHLSGSIPESLANITGLLELDLSSNDLTGEIPPQLFSTPMFNFTATHLTCGSNLQQPCVSSSSIPVSKGRSKVQVAVTAASICAFSLLLLGAFFGYRFHRVRKFKHDIFVDVAGEDERKISFGQIRRFSLREMQLATDNFSESNIIGQGGYGKVYRGVLVDNTRVAVKRLMDYHSPGGEAAFLREVHLISVAVHKNLLRLIGFCTTSTERILVYPFMQNLSVAYRLRDLKPGEKGLDWPTRKRIAFGTANGLEYLHEHCNPKIIHRDMKAANILLDHDFEAVLGDFGLAKLVDTKVTHVTTQVRGTMGHIAPEYLSTGKSSEKTDVFGYGITLLELVTGQRAIDFSRLEEEEDVLLLDHIKKLLREKRLEDIVDRNLKSYNCKEVETILQVAMLCTQSSPEDRPRMAEVVSMLQGVGLAERWAEWEQLEEASMQEFSLMSHKFIWAEDSTHDQEAIQLSQAR; from the exons ATGCATCTTCTGCTGAAGCCATCCATGATCAGTTTTGTTCTGCTCTTGCTGCTGCCTCTCGGTTCTTTCGCTTTCAACGAGCCGGATGTTGAAG GTGGTGTTCTAATTGAGCTTCTGACAGCCCTGAACGACTCCAACCATAAGATTACGGATTGGGATCGTCATTTTGTCAGCCCGTGTTTCAGTTGGTCTAATGTAACATGTAGAAATGGAAGAGTCGTGTCGCT GAACTTGGCTTCTTATGGATTTACTGGAACTCTTTCACCATCAGTTTCCAAATTGAAGTATCTGGTTACCTT GGATTTACAGAACAACAACCTCTCCGGCCCCTTGCCTGATTCTCTTGGCGATATGTTGAATCTACAGAATTTGAACCTGGCACACAATAACTTCAACGGCTCGATTCCAGCATCGTGGAGTCGATTACCTAACCTCAAGCATCT GGTCATGACAGGAAATCACTTGAGTGGATCAATACCGGAATCACTAGCAAATATCACCGGCTTATTGGAATT GGACCTTTCATCCAATGACTTGACAGGAGAAATTCCACCACAGCTGTTTTCAACACCTATGTTCAA CTTTACAGCCACTCATCTCACCTGCGGCAGCAACTTGCAACAGCCTTGTGTTTCAAGTTCCTCTATTCCAG TGTCTAAAGGAAGATCAAAAGTTCAGGTTGCTGTCACAGCAGCAAGCATTTGTGCATTCTCCCTTCTCTTGCTCGGAGCTTTCTTTGGATACCGGTTTCATCGTGTCCGTAAATTCAAACATGATATATTTGTCGATGTGGCTG GCGAAGACGAGCGCAAGATCTCCTTTGGACAGATCAGAAGGTTTTCGTTGCGCGAAATGCAGCTAGCAACGGATAATTTCAGCGAGAGCAACATAATCGGACAAGGCGGATACGGAAAAGTATACAGAGGAGTGCTTGTGGACAATACTCGAGTTGCTGTGAAACGCCTCATGGACTATCATAGTCCCGGTGGAGAGGCTGCATTTCTGAGGGAAGTTCACTTGATTAGCGTTGCAGTTCATAAGAACTTGCTCCGGTTGATCGGATTTTGCACAACGTCAACTGAGAGAATCCTTGTTTATCCTTTCATGCAAAATCTCAGCGTTGCCTATCGTCTAAGAG ACTTAAAACCAGGAGAAAAAGGGCTCGACTGGCCAACCAGAAAGCGAATAGCTTTCGGCACTGCCAACGGGCTGGAGTACCTGCATGAGCACTGCAATCCTAAGATCATTCACCGAGATATGAAGGCTGCAAACATTCTTCTCGACCATGACTTTGAAGCTGTGCTTGGAGATTTCGGGTTGGCCAAACTAGTTGACACGAAAGTGACTCACGTTACGACTCAAGTACGAGGAACGATGGGACACATTGCCCCGGAGTATTTGTCTACAGGAAAATCTTCCGAAAAGACAGATGTATTTGGTTACGGGATAACTCTTCTCGAACTAGTTACTGGACAACGAGCAATAGACTTCTCTCGGcttgaagaagaggaggatgTTCTACTGC ATCAAAAAGCTACTGAGAGAAAAACGTCTGGAGGACATTGTGGAcagaaacttgaaaagttaCAACTGCAAAGAAGTCGAGACGATTCTCCAAGTAGCAATGCTTTGCACGCAAAGTTCACCAGAAGATCGGCCGAGAATGGCAGAAGTCGTGAGCATGCTGCAAGGAGTGGGTTTGGCTGAGAGGTGGGCGGAGTGGGAACAACTTGAAGAAGCAAGCATGCAGGAGTTTTCCTTAATGTCCCACAAGTTCATCTGGGCTGAAGATTCTACTCATGACCAAGAAGCTATACAATTGTCACAAGCAAGATAG